The DNA window ACGACCCTCTCCGCACTCCTCCATTTCGAGAAGACGGGGGAACCCAAATCCGGTCCCACCGATCCTCGTTCGGCGGGAAACGGGTCCCTGATGCGCCTGGCCCCGATCCCGCTGGCATATGCCGGCACGCCCTCCTGTGCGATCGAACTCTCCGGGGAGAACTCGAAGGCGACCCATCCCCTCGACCTGTGCGTCGACGCATGCCGCTATATGGGGGGGCTCATCGTCGGTGCCGTCCGGGGCACTTCAAAGGAGGAGTTACTCTCCTCGCAATTCTCACCTGTTGAAGGCTACTGGGACCTCCATCCGCTTGCACCGGAGATCTGCACCGTAGCCGACGGCTCTTTTTGGGAGAAGGAGCCGCCGGAGATTCGGGGGCGGGGTCATGTCGTCGACTCGCTCGAAGCGGCGTTGTGGGCCTTTGCCCGGACGGAATCCTTTGAAGAGGGGTGCCTCGCGGCGGTGAACCTCGGCGACGATGCGGATACGACCGGGGCGATATACGGGCAGCTCGCCGGCGCCTATTACGGAGTCACTGCGATTCCGGATGGTTGGAAGGAGACGATCGTGCAGCGGGAGACGATCGAGCAGTTTGCGAACGATCTCTTCCGGATCGCCGGACGTTTATAGGAGAGGTCGACCCTGGCGGGTTCCTGCAGAGAGGGGGTTTCTCTCTCCGGATACTCATGGTTGAGATCGACGACCGACCGGTCGATCGATCGCCCCCCACCCTTCCCGATCAAAAGATCTGGTTTTATCCCTCTCCGTGCTTCATCAGAACGATATGAACATGAAGATAACGATGAAAGCCCTGCTCTGTGTGAGTCTCCTGCTCCTCGGAGTGCTGATCGGCGGCTGTACAACCGTCCCTCAGGAGAGTAAGAACACGAGCACGACTGTAGTCACCGCTCCCAACCTGCTCGGGAACTGGACCGGTACGATCGATGGGTACATCGAAGGGGAGGGATACAATGCTTATTCCGGTGATACCATGACCATGAGGATCACTGAACAGAAAGGGCGGATCTTTTCGGGAGATTTTGTCTTCGCGAACCAGAGCGGAGTCTGGAAGACCACCACGGGTGCCGGGGAGATCGGCCGCGATGGAAAGACACTAACCCTGGTCCAGACCGGGGGAGGATATTCTTCCGGGACACTGGTCGCTCCGGATGAGATTGAATTCATCTACACGAACAGGAACGACCCCTTCGCCATCTCGATCGATTCGCTGAAGAAGATCTGAGAACATCTCCTTTTTTATCAGGAGACGGTAGCCACCCGGATAGGAGACCATCGCACCCGGATCGAACGGCACCGGCCGGATCGGTACTGACCGAACCATTATCAGCCCCGTCGAGAACGGATCGTATGATCTGTTCTTCACGTTTGAATCCCAACGATCTGATACTCAGGAGATAACGGTGGAGAACATGGAGAATATTCAAAAATTACCCCCCTCCGATGACACAATCGAGGATACTGAAGCACAGTGTCCGGAGTGTCACCGGGAAACGGATCGCCTCCCTTCAGATCATGACGTCGATCTTTTTGAAGACGCCTGCCAGGAGCATTACCCCCTGGATCATCACTTCTCCCTTGTCTGGGCCTCCCTCTCCTGGTCCGAGTGGGTCCCTTTCACCGCGGAGAAACACGAATTCCGGGAGATCCCAAAAGAGCCCGGCCTCTACCGGATACGGCCGGTCGGCAGTGATTTCCTCATGTACATCGGCGAGACCCGGAGAAGCGTGTACCAGCAGCTCAACGAACTCCGGTACACCCTCAAACGAACAGACCTGATGCCGTGGAGCGATCCCTATACGGTCGCCCCCTCCCTCTGGGCCTGGCGGGATGCGGAAGGATTCGAGTTCGAATGTTCCGGCGCCCCGCTCGATGCCTCCACGAACGGGAGGCGGGGGATGGAGCATCTCCTCCTGTACCGGTACCGGCAACAGCAGGGTGAATCCCCACTCTGCAACTTCGGCCGGTTCCACCCGCGGTACCGGAGGTCCACGAACCGGAAAGAGCATCTTCGCGGTGGGAGGCTGGAAGCCGGCCAGAAGGACAACCCGGCCGGCGGGAAAAGTTCTCCGCCGCTCTCTGCAGCAGGGAAACCCGGGGATGCTGACTGGATGGACCTCTCATGGAGTGACCGCGAGATGCTCGTGCCGGAGAAGATCCTGACCGTTCCTGCAGGCCCCGGGCTGTATCTCCTCTCCGATCCCGGTTCGCAGGAGATCGTCTCCATCGGCCAGTCCGGGAACTGTGCGAAGCGGTTGCTCGATCTCAGCGGAAAGTCGTGGGATGGAAAGGACCTGCAATTCTCGGTTCACGGCGTCGAGGAGTCGGTGCTTCCGCATCAACTCTGGGAACTGGAGAACGATCTCATCGGGAATTTTTTCGAGCAGAACCGGAGAGTGCCGGAGTACCAGTTCCAGGGCAGAACGGATTGAAGTTCGTATTCACGGAATTTTTATAAAAACGGGCAGGGAGGTCCTCAGCCAGGCAGTCGACAATGCACCGGACTCTCCCTTTGAATCCAGGCCGTTATGATCTCAATCCCATTACGCTTTTCTGCTGAAAATCTCCAGATGGTCTGAGGAGAACCTGTCTTCTTTGGGCTCTGTTGAAACCCTCTGGTACTATGATCCCACGATAAGACAAATATCTAATAAGAATCGTTGCTCCTTGAGTCAATGACAAATTCAACAACAAGGAGCAGAAATAATGTCAACGAACCGGTATATCAAACTTGTCAGATACATCTGTTCAGTACTTCGATCCTCCCATTTCCCTCTTTATTCCTGTAAATATTCTCGGAGAACGTATACTCAGCATCAGCTCATGGCGATCCTTCTCTTTCGTGAAGCCCTTGGTACTGACTATCGTGATGTAGTCGAACTCATCAATCTGATGGGCAGGATCAAAGACATCCTCAATTTTGACCAGGTTCCCCACTACT is part of the Methanosphaerula palustris E1-9c genome and encodes:
- a CDS encoding ADP-ribosylglycohydrolase family protein, producing MTISPLERYHGSLLGLAVGDALGVPLEFMSPGTFNPVHAMIGGGMFGLKPGEWTDDTSMALCLAESLIQCSGFDLNDQLERYCDWYRNGHLSSNGKNFDIGTTTLSALLHFEKTGEPKSGPTDPRSAGNGSLMRLAPIPLAYAGTPSCAIELSGENSKATHPLDLCVDACRYMGGLIVGAVRGTSKEELLSSQFSPVEGYWDLHPLAPEICTVADGSFWEKEPPEIRGRGHVVDSLEAALWAFARTESFEEGCLAAVNLGDDADTTGAIYGQLAGAYYGVTAIPDGWKETIVQRETIEQFANDLFRIAGRL